A window of Lagenorhynchus albirostris chromosome 11, mLagAlb1.1, whole genome shotgun sequence contains these coding sequences:
- the ANKRD54 gene encoding ankyrin repeat domain-containing protein 54 isoform X3, whose amino-acid sequence MAAAAGGADEESRSGRSSSDGECAVAPEPLTGPEGLFSFADFGSALGGGAGLPGRAAGGAQSPLRYLHVLWQQEAEPRDELLCKIPSGRLRRAARPHRRLGPTGKEVHALKRLRDSANANDVETVQQLLEDGADPCAADDKGRTALHFASCNGNDQIAASGPWSRPQSARRAGEHTTAPGGLHQPRPCHHHTAARRGPGRCPGPSGPHAPAPGQVEAQHPAGRPLPVPGGRAAGGEADHPDAEGVPGAPGAARAAGAAG is encoded by the exons ATGGCAGCCGCCGCCGGGGGCGCGGACGAAGAGTCGCGCTCTGGCCGCTCGAGCTCGGATGGCGAGTGCGCGGTGGCGCCAGAGCCGTTGACGGGCCCCGAGGGCCTCTTCTCCTTCGCCGACTTCGGGTCTGCGCTGGGCGGCGGCGCGGGGCTCCCGGGCCGAGCGGCCGGCGGGGCCCAGTCCCCGCTACGCTACCTTCACGTCCTGTGGCAGCAGGAGGCGGAGCCCCGCGATGAGCTGCTCTGTAAGATCCCCTCCGGACGGCTGAGGCGCGCCGCCAGGCCCCACCGCCGACTCGGGCCCACGGGCAAGGAGGTGCACG CTCTGAAGAGGCTGAGGGACTCAGCCAATGCCAACGATGTGGAAACAG TGCAGCAGCTGCTGGAAGATGGCGCGGATCCCTGTGCAGCTGACGACAAGGGCCGCACAGCCCTACACTTTGCCTCCTGCAACGGCAATGACCAGATTG CTGCTTCTGGACCATGGAGCCGACCCCAATCAGCGAGACGGGCTGGGGAACACACCACTGCACCTGG CGGCCTGCACCAACCACGTCCCTGTCATCACCACACTGCTGCGAGGAG GGGCCCGGGTAGATGCCCTGGACCGAGCGGGCCGCACGCCCCTGCACCTGGCCAAGTCGAAGCTCAACATCCTGCAGGAAGGCCACTCCCAGTGCCTGGAGGCCGTGCGGCTGGAGGTGAAGCAG ATCATCCAGATGCTGAGGGAGTACCTGGAGCGCCTGGGGCGGCACGAGCAGCGGGAGCGGCTGGATGA
- the ANKRD54 gene encoding ankyrin repeat domain-containing protein 54 isoform X2 has protein sequence MAAAAGGADEESRSGRSSSDGECAVAPEPLTGPEGLFSFADFGSALGGGAGLPGRAAGGAQSPLRYLHVLWQQEAEPRDELLCKIPSGRLRRAARPHRRLGPTGKEVHALKRLRDSANANDVETVQQLLEDGADPCAADDKGRTALHFASCNGNDQIVQLLLDHGADPNQRDGLGNTPLHLAACTNHVPVITTLLRGGARVDALDRAGRTPLHLAKSKLNILQEGHSQCLEAVRLEVKQIIQMLREYLERLGRHEQRERLDDLCTRLQMTSTKEQVDEVTDLLASFTSLSLQMQNMEKR, from the exons ATGGCAGCCGCCGCCGGGGGCGCGGACGAAGAGTCGCGCTCTGGCCGCTCGAGCTCGGATGGCGAGTGCGCGGTGGCGCCAGAGCCGTTGACGGGCCCCGAGGGCCTCTTCTCCTTCGCCGACTTCGGGTCTGCGCTGGGCGGCGGCGCGGGGCTCCCGGGCCGAGCGGCCGGCGGGGCCCAGTCCCCGCTACGCTACCTTCACGTCCTGTGGCAGCAGGAGGCGGAGCCCCGCGATGAGCTGCTCTGTAAGATCCCCTCCGGACGGCTGAGGCGCGCCGCCAGGCCCCACCGCCGACTCGGGCCCACGGGCAAGGAGGTGCACG CTCTGAAGAGGCTGAGGGACTCAGCCAATGCCAACGATGTGGAAACAG TGCAGCAGCTGCTGGAAGATGGCGCGGATCCCTGTGCAGCTGACGACAAGGGCCGCACAGCCCTACACTTTGCCTCCTGCAACGGCAATGACCAGATTG TGCAGCTGCTTCTGGACCATGGAGCCGACCCCAATCAGCGAGACGGGCTGGGGAACACACCACTGCACCTGG CGGCCTGCACCAACCACGTCCCTGTCATCACCACACTGCTGCGAGGAG GGGCCCGGGTAGATGCCCTGGACCGAGCGGGCCGCACGCCCCTGCACCTGGCCAAGTCGAAGCTCAACATCCTGCAGGAAGGCCACTCCCAGTGCCTGGAGGCCGTGCGGCTGGAGGTGAAGCAG ATCATCCAGATGCTGAGGGAGTACCTGGAGCGCCTGGGGCGGCACGAGCAGCGGGAGCGGCTGGATGACCTCTGTACCCGCCTCCAGATGACAAGCACCAAAGAGCAG GTGGATGAAGTGACCGACCTGCTGGCCAGCTTCACCTCCCTCAGTTTGCAGATGCAGAACATGGAGAAGAGGTAG
- the ANKRD54 gene encoding ankyrin repeat domain-containing protein 54 isoform X5, translated as MPTMWKQQLLEDGADPCAADDKGRTALHFASCNGNDQIVQLLLDHGADPNQRDGLGNTPLHLAACTNHVPVITTLLRGGARVDALDRAGRTPLHLAKSKLNILQEGHSQCLEAVRLEVKQIIQMLREYLERLGRHEQRERLDDLCTRLQMTSTKEQVDEVTDLLASFTSLSLQMQNMEKR; from the exons ATGCCAACGATGTGGAAACAG CAGCTGCTGGAAGATGGCGCGGATCCCTGTGCAGCTGACGACAAGGGCCGCACAGCCCTACACTTTGCCTCCTGCAACGGCAATGACCAGATTG TGCAGCTGCTTCTGGACCATGGAGCCGACCCCAATCAGCGAGACGGGCTGGGGAACACACCACTGCACCTGG CGGCCTGCACCAACCACGTCCCTGTCATCACCACACTGCTGCGAGGAG GGGCCCGGGTAGATGCCCTGGACCGAGCGGGCCGCACGCCCCTGCACCTGGCCAAGTCGAAGCTCAACATCCTGCAGGAAGGCCACTCCCAGTGCCTGGAGGCCGTGCGGCTGGAGGTGAAGCAG ATCATCCAGATGCTGAGGGAGTACCTGGAGCGCCTGGGGCGGCACGAGCAGCGGGAGCGGCTGGATGACCTCTGTACCCGCCTCCAGATGACAAGCACCAAAGAGCAG GTGGATGAAGTGACCGACCTGCTGGCCAGCTTCACCTCCCTCAGTTTGCAGATGCAGAACATGGAGAAGAGGTAG